A section of the Falco rusticolus isolate bFalRus1 chromosome Z, bFalRus1.pri, whole genome shotgun sequence genome encodes:
- the RPS6 gene encoding 40S ribosomal protein S6 — protein sequence MKLNISFPATGCQKLIEVDDERKLRTFYEKRMATEVAADSLGEEWKGYVVRISGGNDKQGFPMKQGVLTHGRVRLLLSKGHSCYRPRRTGERKRKSVRGCIVDANLSVLNLVIVKKGEKDIPGLTDTTVPRRLGPKRASRIRKLFNLSKEDDVRQYVVRKPLNKEGKKPRTKAPKIQRLVTPRVLQHKRRRIALKKQRTQKNKEEAAEYAKLLAKRMKEAKEKRQEQIAKRRRLSSLRASTSKSESSQK from the exons ATGAAG CTGAACATATCTTTCCCAGCTACTGGCTGCCAGAAGCTCATTGAAGTGGATGATGAGCGCAAGCTGAGAACATTCTATGAGAAACGGATGGCCACGGAGGTCGCAGCCGATTCTCTTGGTGAGGAGTGGAAG GGCTATGTTGTCCGGATCAGTGGTGGAAATGACAAGCAAGGCTTCCCCATGAAGCAGGGTGTCCTGACTCATGGACGTGTCCGCCTTCTGCTCAGCAAAGGCCACTCCTGCTATCGCCCCAGaagaactggagaaagaaagCGCAAATCTGTCCGTGGTTGCATTGTTGATGCCAACTTGAGTGTTCTGAACTTGGTCATAGTGAAAAAGG GTGAAAAGGATATTCCTGGGCTGACAGACACAACTGTGCCCCGTCGTCTTGGGCCCAAGAGAGCTAGCCGAATCCGTAAGCTGTTCAACCTGTCGAAGGAGGATGATGTTCGCCAGTATGTTGTGAGGAAGCCTCTGAACAAAGAGG GCAAGAAACCCAGAACCAAGGCTCCCAAGATCCAGCGACTTGTGACCCCACGAGTTCTGCAACATAAGCGCAGACGTATTGCTCTGAAGAAGCAGCGCACTCAGAAGAATaaggaggaagcagcagaatACGCTAAGCTCTTGGCCAAGAGAATGAAG gaagCCAAAGAGAAGCGCCAGGAGCAGATTGCAAAGAGACGCCGGCTTTCTTCATTGAGGGCTTCTACATCTAAGTCTGAGTCAAGTCAGAAGTAA